A DNA window from Candidatus Zixiibacteriota bacterium contains the following coding sequences:
- a CDS encoding LytR C-terminal domain-containing protein: MESTSRPRRNRSTPSTPRWKVRLLDVGIVLATALICVFVFSFSTRLSYSRPEVREAPIIVRAQILNGCGRANLARQVAEHVGRLQVDRMRFDVVDMGNFDRTDVRRSFVINRRLSPEQLRAVLSALGVGPVEIADGSQRSNDLGVDFTLVLGSNAVDPTTTVTDAPQSAGRRP, translated from the coding sequence ATGGAAAGCACGTCGCGACCCCGTCGCAACCGCTCGACCCCTTCCACGCCGCGTTGGAAGGTACGGCTCTTGGATGTCGGTATCGTTCTGGCGACCGCGCTCATCTGCGTGTTCGTCTTTTCGTTCTCCACGCGGCTGTCATACTCCCGGCCGGAGGTGCGCGAAGCTCCGATCATCGTGCGGGCCCAGATACTGAATGGTTGCGGGCGCGCCAATCTGGCCCGGCAGGTGGCCGAACACGTGGGCCGCTTGCAGGTCGACCGCATGCGGTTCGACGTCGTCGACATGGGGAACTTTGACCGGACCGACGTTCGACGCTCGTTTGTGATCAATCGCCGGCTGTCGCCCGAGCAGTTGCGCGCCGTACTCTCGGCGCTGGGCGTCGGCCCCGTGGAAATCGCCGACGGCTCTCAACGCAGCAATGATCTGGGAGTCGATTTCACTCTGGTCCTGGGATCCAATGCCGTGGACCCGACCACGACCGTGACCGACGCACCCCAAAGCGCCGGCCGCAGGCCTTAG
- the rsfS gene encoding ribosome silencing factor, giving the protein MTAGKLAREKKAFSVRILDLRKRSSVTDYFVICSVDAEVQARAVADHITDRLREQQIRPWQTEGYRGTGWILVDFIDVVVHIFLPRTRDFYALEKLWGDAPCRELPED; this is encoded by the coding sequence TTGACCGCGGGGAAACTCGCCCGCGAGAAGAAGGCATTCTCCGTGCGCATCCTCGACTTGCGCAAGCGTTCTTCGGTCACGGATTACTTCGTGATCTGCTCGGTCGACGCCGAAGTCCAAGCGCGCGCCGTCGCCGACCACATCACCGACCGTCTGCGCGAACAGCAGATCCGGCCCTGGCAGACTGAGGGGTATCGCGGCACCGGCTGGATCCTGGTCGACTTCATCGATGTGGTTGTGCATATCTTCCTCCCGCGCACCCGTGACTTCTATGCCCTGGAGAAACTCTGGGGTGATGCGCCCTGCCGTGAGTTGCCCGAAGACTGA